One window from the genome of Phycisphaerales bacterium encodes:
- a CDS encoding glycosyltransferase family 2 protein: MPVEVPNAPASLPGRADPAGAIGPQCAPDPDGRRYDFDVSIGLLCYRDKQLIDDLLASILSSSRQYRYEYLLSDNGSTDGTCEMIREKYPFVHILENGSNLGVAGGRNRLFWNSSAKYTMILDSDTLVHDGAIDTLIDTAETRPAAAIVAPKLVYRNGSLQLSCRPFPRLHHILIEGTKYRRFFEWTGVPARVDMRNISHDDLMPIDCVYGAAMLVRNSVARSISGFDEGYFYQYEDYDLAFRAKRAGYENWYQPKAVVTHFYEREERGVFHSRLKTHLKSILRFQGRNMWRVWNAPVVNRRDLDGEKVPRR; this comes from the coding sequence ATGCCCGTTGAAGTGCCCAACGCCCCTGCGAGCCTCCCCGGCCGCGCCGACCCCGCCGGCGCCATCGGCCCGCAGTGCGCGCCCGATCCCGATGGCCGGCGCTACGACTTTGACGTCTCCATCGGCCTGCTGTGTTATCGCGACAAGCAACTCATCGATGACCTGCTCGCTTCCATCCTCTCGTCGAGCCGGCAGTACCGCTACGAGTACCTGCTGTCGGACAATGGCTCAACGGACGGCACGTGCGAAATGATTCGCGAGAAGTACCCGTTCGTGCACATCCTCGAGAACGGCTCGAACCTCGGCGTCGCCGGCGGGCGCAACCGGCTGTTCTGGAACAGCAGCGCCAAGTACACGATGATCCTCGACTCGGATACGCTCGTGCACGACGGCGCGATCGACACGCTCATCGACACGGCCGAGACCAGGCCCGCCGCGGCCATCGTGGCGCCGAAACTCGTCTACCGCAACGGCTCGCTGCAACTCAGTTGCCGGCCGTTCCCGCGCCTGCACCACATCCTCATCGAAGGCACGAAGTATCGCCGGTTCTTCGAGTGGACCGGCGTGCCGGCGCGCGTGGACATGCGGAACATCAGCCATGATGACCTCATGCCCATCGACTGCGTCTACGGCGCGGCCATGCTCGTGCGCAACAGCGTTGCCCGCTCCATCAGCGGCTTTGACGAAGGCTACTTCTACCAGTACGAGGATTACGACCTCGCGTTCCGGGCCAAGCGCGCCGGCTACGAGAACTGGTATCAGCCCAAGGCCGTGGTGACGCACTTCTACGAGCGCGAGGAACGCGGCGTGTTTCATTCGCGCCTCAAGACGCACCTCAAGTCGATCCTGCGCTTCCAGGGGCGCAACATGTGGCGCGTGTGGAACGCGCCGGTCGTGAACCGGCGGGATCTCGATGGCGAAAAGGTGCCACGGCGCTGA
- a CDS encoding beta galactosidase jelly roll domain-containing protein: MSNHSIACVAAALASVFAAGIGTADVTLPSIISDHMVLQCNARAKIWGWADPGDEIGIAPSWSGATPQRATAGADGAWSVQIDTPAAGGPHTLQISGPDNGITISDVLVGEVWICGGQSNMEWSVNAIGPDGTDYHGTPAITAGADHPSIRFFDVPNVLAVSPTEECGGRWVVCTPETVGEFSAVGYFFARALQDEMNIPIGLIGSNWGGTRVEAWLSEPELRSLNVCGDELDFLARVRAQPELPERLLAERRLLWWSRLRTIDPGSGEAAAWHAESLDDSDWQQSALPGVWDATPAGAFDGVVWYRCTFDVPAGSAGRQATLRLGPIDDMDTTWINGARVGGMETAGTWYIPCEYDVPAGVLRDGANSIAVRVVDTGGAGGFAGGQDSMSLTIHRQGDAATDTADRISLAGAWRTRRGATMEQLGAFPAGAVPHANSPSVLYNGMIAPIRRFAVRGAIWYQGESNRSNAYDYRRLFPAMIANWRQAWGATPQQFPFYFVQIAPFGYWDEKGETPVVRESQQLTMDRAPNTGMVVTMDVGNVADIHPRNKKAVGERLALWALSQTYGRSVGEYSGPIYESMRRTGGRIEVSFTHADGLNWRGDEPVGFQIAGRDRRFVPAQARIEGGRVVVWSPDVAEPAAIRYGWDDDLQPNLFNVAGLPAAPFRTDDWPVVTQP; the protein is encoded by the coding sequence ATGAGCAATCATTCCATCGCATGCGTTGCAGCCGCACTGGCGTCAGTGTTCGCCGCCGGCATCGGGACCGCCGATGTGACCTTGCCCTCAATCATCTCGGACCACATGGTGCTGCAGTGCAACGCGCGCGCGAAGATCTGGGGCTGGGCTGATCCGGGCGATGAGATCGGTATCGCCCCTTCGTGGAGCGGCGCGACGCCGCAACGTGCAACCGCCGGCGCCGATGGCGCCTGGAGTGTCCAGATCGACACGCCCGCGGCCGGCGGGCCGCACACACTGCAGATCAGCGGCCCCGACAACGGCATCACCATCAGCGATGTTCTCGTCGGCGAAGTCTGGATCTGCGGCGGCCAGTCGAACATGGAATGGTCGGTAAATGCGATCGGCCCCGATGGAACAGACTACCACGGAACGCCCGCCATCACGGCCGGGGCGGATCATCCCTCGATCCGATTCTTCGACGTGCCCAACGTGCTGGCCGTGTCGCCCACTGAGGAGTGCGGCGGCCGGTGGGTTGTCTGCACGCCGGAGACGGTCGGCGAGTTCTCCGCCGTGGGCTACTTCTTCGCCCGCGCACTGCAGGACGAAATGAACATCCCCATCGGCCTCATCGGCTCCAACTGGGGCGGCACGCGCGTCGAGGCGTGGTTGAGCGAGCCCGAACTGCGCTCGCTCAACGTCTGCGGCGACGAACTCGACTTCCTCGCTCGCGTGCGGGCTCAGCCGGAACTGCCCGAGCGCCTGCTTGCCGAGCGCCGACTGTTGTGGTGGTCGCGGCTGCGCACGATCGACCCGGGCAGCGGCGAGGCGGCGGCGTGGCACGCGGAATCGCTCGATGACTCGGATTGGCAGCAGTCAGCTCTGCCAGGCGTGTGGGACGCCACACCCGCGGGCGCCTTCGACGGCGTCGTCTGGTACCGCTGCACCTTCGACGTGCCCGCGGGATCGGCCGGGCGCCAGGCGACGCTGCGCCTCGGCCCGATCGACGACATGGATACGACGTGGATCAATGGCGCGCGCGTGGGCGGCATGGAGACGGCCGGCACGTGGTATATCCCGTGCGAATACGACGTGCCCGCCGGCGTGCTGCGCGACGGAGCCAACTCCATCGCCGTGCGCGTCGTCGACACCGGCGGCGCCGGCGGCTTCGCGGGCGGGCAAGACAGCATGAGCCTCACCATCCACAGGCAGGGCGATGCGGCGACTGACACCGCCGACCGCATCTCCCTCGCCGGCGCGTGGCGCACCAGGCGAGGCGCGACCATGGAGCAACTCGGCGCCTTTCCCGCGGGCGCCGTACCGCACGCCAACTCGCCCAGCGTACTCTACAACGGCATGATTGCGCCGATCCGCCGCTTTGCGGTGCGCGGCGCGATCTGGTATCAGGGCGAATCGAATCGAAGCAACGCCTACGACTATCGCCGTCTCTTTCCTGCGATGATCGCCAATTGGAGGCAGGCCTGGGGCGCGACGCCCCAGCAGTTTCCGTTCTATTTCGTGCAGATCGCGCCGTTTGGCTACTGGGACGAGAAGGGTGAGACGCCCGTCGTGCGTGAGTCGCAGCAGTTGACGATGGACAGGGCGCCCAACACCGGGATGGTCGTCACGATGGATGTCGGCAACGTCGCCGATATTCACCCGCGCAACAAAAAGGCCGTGGGCGAGCGGCTGGCGCTGTGGGCGCTGAGCCAGACGTATGGCCGCAGCGTCGGCGAATACTCGGGGCCAATTTACGAGTCGATGCGCCGCACCGGCGGCCGCATCGAAGTGTCGTTCACTCACGCCGATGGGTTGAACTGGCGCGGCGACGAGCCCGTCGGCTTTCAGATCGCCGGACGCGATCGGCGCTTCGTGCCGGCGCAGGCCCGCATCGAAGGTGGCCGCGTCGTGGTGTGGTCGCCCGACGTCGCCGAGCCGGCCGCGATTCGATACGGCTGGGATGATGATCTTCAGCCGAATCTGTTCAATGTCGCCGGTCTGCCCGCCGCACCATTCCGCACCGACGACTGGCCCGTGGTTACGCAACCTTAG
- a CDS encoding heme-binding protein has protein sequence MRQTSGRARRRFVRTPQPNLGALRPVFQPLERRALLSAAVLDAGLRRFEFADANGDLVQVRLMGRGSAEVTLTGDAADHADLDAIRMTGVDESTSLRITVRVGEGGDGSTTLASLHSDGSLNRLDFRRVTLVGAGIHLAGSIHRLDLTGISGDPNRPAGVRVGGDLGAARVLGDIVAADVTVGGQAGAIIVRGGSFAGSSIDIAQSLDRLVIVDRAGLSGQMLDSSLTIGSTLGLWRAHEISGVDGRIGADLARLVVQGNRGATSGSIDRTRLAIGGELGHVRVATDLQSDSIIAAEAGIGMMNIRGSVRDSMLLAGTRLDADLSLDGATFAAAPIDHITIRGDLLDSILASGGDPGEDRLFRDHEILEGGSINRLTIGGYVAGVHSDHINPGVYAASIDQLRVHGYRLEGKPDDLRAGIIGSAVIDPLPDAATALTEEDVRIILEQMIARATQLGVNATLAVTDREGNILATVRMTDPSLTADPGTSTISGGGSGGLEGVTVASSITAVTKAGTAAFLSTTGNAFTTRTAGQIIQPHFPPGVQFQDSGPLFGVQFSSLPTSDINRLPLGLSADPGGVPIYRGGQLLGGVGVELDGMYTFDPSPIGGRATLEERIAVAGQIGFKVPGAIRADRIFLDGIRLDFANIAPPSLASLGVLPDLDALETGGLLDVLVTPTTSPATMFTPTTLGSVIGETIDSFATGRIEAIALGEGSTVYAVRTAAGSERELISIDVPSGAVTLVANISDGGANELAPGQYVTTMIFDDGGTSGAPADDSVIILNGATGDARRIDLATTAVGAPQALAVAEALMRDAVVYDDGGSRDMVGISKSTGQMYRIDTADFTDAGNYTELTTALDGRIQSFTLSTAGGAMEAYAVRALGSARQLVRVALDDSGVMLVADLAASTGGAIRNGQSISALMYDDLGTPDAGDDLLIAHNATTGRQLSLLAADGSLIGQQRLRDRAAVLEQGRLLSTGGEDYMLGVSSRSEQVFANIFEDVTVLTNLLQLTQPDNSMLTLDGVMVGGEQLTGADVETILQQGIEFSQTLRAAIRRDRPQIAQVTVSVVDVDGNLLGSFRSADAPVFGFDVSVQKARTAAMFSRDDAGALLSAAEGGAFATFVDNAATLGVMLDGSVAMSDRTGGFLSRPFLPDGLPGTMPGPFSAQSPDEFSIFNTGLQVELLTTNLVAFLADFDAYGDEGLALQAFEDGVIGGGGVTDISLPARNGVQIFPGSVPLYKNGVLVGGVGVSGDGIEQDDFVAFMAAAGYQEFGPDVRRADEVLIHTNNGSFRLPYVKFPRQPTGGY, from the coding sequence ATGCGACAAACGTCAGGGCGAGCCCGTCGTCGATTCGTCCGCACTCCACAACCGAACCTCGGCGCGCTGCGACCGGTGTTCCAGCCGCTCGAGCGACGAGCGCTGCTCTCGGCCGCCGTGCTCGACGCGGGTCTGCGCCGCTTCGAGTTTGCCGACGCCAATGGTGATCTCGTGCAGGTGCGGCTCATGGGCCGCGGCTCGGCCGAGGTGACCCTCACCGGCGATGCCGCCGACCACGCCGACCTCGACGCCATCCGCATGACCGGCGTTGACGAGAGCACCTCGCTTCGCATCACCGTGCGGGTGGGCGAGGGCGGCGACGGCTCGACGACTCTGGCTTCGCTCCACTCCGACGGATCGCTCAATCGCCTCGATTTTCGGCGCGTGACGCTCGTCGGCGCGGGCATCCACCTCGCCGGCTCGATCCATCGACTCGACCTCACCGGCATCAGCGGCGATCCGAACCGTCCCGCCGGCGTGCGCGTCGGCGGCGATCTCGGCGCCGCGCGCGTGCTCGGAGACATCGTGGCCGCAGATGTGACCGTCGGCGGCCAGGCCGGCGCCATCATCGTTCGCGGTGGCAGCTTCGCCGGCTCATCCATCGATATTGCGCAGTCGCTGGATCGACTTGTAATCGTCGACCGAGCGGGCCTGAGCGGGCAGATGCTCGACTCGTCGCTGACCATCGGCTCGACACTGGGCCTGTGGCGGGCTCACGAAATCTCCGGCGTAGACGGCCGGATCGGAGCCGACCTGGCCCGCCTCGTCGTTCAGGGCAATCGCGGCGCGACATCCGGCAGCATCGATCGCACGCGCCTGGCAATCGGCGGCGAACTCGGCCACGTGCGCGTCGCCACCGATCTCCAGTCAGACTCGATCATCGCGGCAGAGGCTGGGATCGGGATGATGAACATCCGCGGCTCCGTGCGCGACTCGATGCTCCTCGCGGGCACGCGCCTCGACGCCGATCTCTCTCTTGACGGGGCAACCTTCGCGGCGGCGCCGATTGACCACATCACCATCCGCGGCGACCTGCTCGATTCCATCCTCGCATCCGGCGGCGATCCGGGTGAGGACCGCCTCTTTCGCGATCATGAGATCCTCGAAGGCGGCTCGATCAACCGCCTGACCATTGGCGGCTACGTCGCGGGTGTGCACAGCGACCACATCAACCCGGGCGTCTACGCCGCCAGCATCGATCAACTTCGCGTGCACGGCTACCGGCTGGAGGGCAAGCCCGATGATCTCCGCGCCGGCATCATCGGCTCGGCCGTCATCGACCCATTGCCCGACGCCGCCACCGCGCTGACTGAAGAAGATGTTCGCATCATTCTCGAGCAGATGATCGCCCGCGCGACGCAACTCGGCGTCAACGCCACGCTGGCGGTCACCGATCGCGAAGGCAACATCCTCGCGACCGTGCGCATGACCGATCCGTCGCTCACCGCCGATCCGGGCACATCGACGATCAGCGGCGGAGGCAGCGGCGGGCTTGAGGGCGTGACCGTGGCGTCGTCGATCACCGCGGTGACCAAGGCGGGGACGGCGGCGTTTCTCTCGACCACCGGCAACGCGTTCACCACGCGCACCGCCGGGCAGATCATCCAGCCGCATTTCCCGCCAGGCGTGCAGTTTCAGGATTCCGGGCCGCTGTTTGGTGTGCAGTTCTCATCGCTGCCCACCAGCGACATCAATCGCCTGCCCCTGGGCCTCTCGGCCGATCCGGGTGGCGTACCGATCTATCGCGGCGGGCAACTGCTCGGCGGCGTCGGCGTCGAACTCGACGGGATGTACACCTTCGACCCCAGCCCCATCGGCGGCCGGGCCACGCTCGAGGAGCGCATCGCCGTCGCGGGGCAGATCGGTTTCAAGGTTCCCGGCGCCATCCGCGCCGACCGCATCTTCCTCGACGGCATCCGGCTCGACTTTGCCAACATCGCGCCTCCTTCTCTGGCCTCGCTGGGCGTGCTGCCCGATCTTGATGCGCTCGAAACGGGCGGCCTGCTCGACGTGCTCGTCACGCCGACCACCAGCCCGGCCACGATGTTCACGCCGACCACGCTGGGCAGCGTCATCGGCGAGACGATCGACTCCTTCGCCACCGGGCGCATCGAGGCCATTGCGCTCGGCGAGGGTTCGACGGTCTACGCGGTGCGCACGGCGGCCGGCAGCGAGCGTGAACTGATCAGCATCGACGTGCCTTCCGGCGCTGTCACGCTCGTTGCCAACATCTCCGACGGCGGGGCGAACGAACTCGCGCCGGGACAGTATGTTACGACCATGATCTTCGACGACGGCGGCACGTCCGGCGCCCCGGCCGACGACAGCGTGATCATCCTCAACGGCGCTACCGGCGATGCGCGGCGGATCGACCTGGCGACCACGGCCGTCGGCGCTCCCCAGGCGCTGGCCGTCGCCGAGGCGCTCATGCGCGATGCGGTGGTCTACGACGATGGCGGCAGCCGCGACATGGTCGGAATCTCGAAATCCACCGGCCAGATGTACCGCATCGACACGGCCGACTTCACTGACGCGGGCAATTACACCGAGCTGACGACCGCCCTCGACGGCCGCATCCAGTCGTTCACCTTGTCCACGGCCGGCGGCGCGATGGAGGCGTACGCGGTGCGAGCGCTCGGCTCGGCGCGGCAACTCGTGCGCGTCGCGCTTGACGACTCGGGCGTGATGCTCGTGGCGGACCTGGCCGCCTCGACCGGCGGCGCGATCCGCAACGGGCAATCGATCTCTGCGCTCATGTACGACGATCTGGGCACGCCCGACGCCGGCGACGATCTGCTGATCGCACACAACGCGACGACCGGGCGCCAACTGTCGCTGCTCGCCGCCGACGGCTCCCTGATCGGGCAGCAGCGCCTCCGCGATCGCGCCGCCGTGCTCGAACAGGGGCGCCTGCTCAGCACGGGCGGCGAAGACTATATGCTCGGCGTCAGTTCGCGCAGCGAACAGGTGTTCGCGAATATCTTCGAAGATGTCACGGTGCTGACCAACCTGCTCCAACTCACCCAGCCGGACAATTCCATGCTCACTCTCGACGGCGTCATGGTGGGCGGCGAGCAACTGACAGGCGCCGATGTCGAGACGATCCTGCAGCAGGGCATCGAGTTCAGCCAGACGCTGCGCGCGGCGATCCGGCGCGACCGGCCGCAGATCGCCCAGGTCACCGTCAGCGTCGTCGACGTAGATGGCAACCTCCTCGGTTCGTTCCGTTCGGCCGATGCGCCGGTGTTCGGGTTTGACGTGTCGGTGCAGAAGGCCCGCACGGCGGCGATGTTCAGCCGCGACGACGCCGGGGCGCTGCTCAGCGCGGCCGAAGGCGGCGCGTTCGCCACGTTCGTGGACAACGCCGCGACCCTGGGCGTCATGCTCGACGGCAGCGTGGCCATGTCAGACCGCACCGGTGGATTCCTTTCGCGGCCGTTCCTGCCCGATGGCCTTCCCGGCACGATGCCCGGCCCGTTCAGCGCCCAAAGCCCCGACGAGTTCAGCATCTTTAACACCGGCCTGCAGGTCGAACTGCTCACCACCAACCTCGTCGCCTTCCTCGCCGACTTCGATGCCTACGGCGACGAAGGTCTCGCGCTGCAGGCTTTTGAGGATGGCGTCATCGGCGGCGGCGGCGTGACCGACATCTCGCTGCCGGCCCGCAACGGCGTGCAGATCTTCCCCGGTTCCGTGCCACTGTACAAGAACGGCGTGCTGGTCGGCGGTGTGGGAGTTTCCGGCGACGGGATCGAGCAGGACGACTTTGTCGCGTTCATGGCCGCCGCCGGGTATCAGGAATTTGGCCCTGATGTGCGCCGCGCCGACGAGGTGCTCATCCACACGAATAACGGCTCTTTTCGCCTGCCATACGTGAAATTCCCACGCCAGCCCACCGGTGGCTATTGA
- a CDS encoding aminotransferase class IV, translating to MRVWLNGRFVQRDEATISVFDAGLQHGIGLFETMLGVGPRVFRVDAHLQRLVGSARQLRLSDSLRAGALAEAVEHVAAEAGLPRSRIRLTITGGDLNLLQSQHQAPVDPTILIVAQPATEYPESFFERGVRVSIADGRLNPLDPDAGHKTLNYWPRLRALQQAAGSGAAEALWFSVSNHLMSGSVSNVFVVKDGTLLTPIARGEEAQGALNAPVLPGITRAFIIDAAAEMDIGTGRQMLDIDALLNADEAFLTNSSWGVLPVVGVEAEAIADAIPGPITRRLREAWQTAISG from the coding sequence ATGAGAGTCTGGCTCAACGGGCGGTTCGTGCAGCGCGATGAGGCAACGATCAGCGTCTTTGACGCCGGGCTGCAGCATGGCATTGGGCTGTTTGAGACGATGCTCGGCGTGGGGCCGCGCGTGTTCCGCGTCGATGCGCATCTCCAACGCCTCGTCGGGTCGGCCCGGCAGCTGCGCCTGAGCGACTCGCTCCGCGCCGGTGCTCTGGCTGAGGCGGTGGAGCATGTTGCCGCCGAGGCCGGTCTGCCGCGCAGCCGCATCCGACTGACCATCACCGGCGGCGATCTGAACCTGCTGCAGTCTCAGCATCAGGCGCCGGTCGATCCGACGATTCTCATCGTGGCGCAGCCGGCGACGGAGTATCCGGAGTCGTTCTTTGAGCGCGGCGTGCGGGTTTCGATCGCCGACGGGCGGCTCAATCCGCTCGACCCGGACGCGGGGCACAAGACGCTCAACTACTGGCCGCGCCTGCGGGCGCTGCAGCAGGCGGCCGGAAGCGGCGCGGCCGAGGCGCTGTGGTTCAGCGTGAGTAACCACCTCATGTCCGGCTCGGTGAGCAACGTGTTTGTAGTCAAGGACGGCACGCTGCTCACGCCGATTGCGCGCGGCGAGGAGGCGCAGGGCGCGCTGAATGCGCCGGTCCTGCCGGGCATCACTCGCGCCTTCATCATCGACGCCGCCGCGGAGATGGACATCGGCACGGGCAGGCAGATGCTCGACATCGACGCCCTGCTGAACGCCGACGAGGCGTTCCTGACCAATTCGAGCTGGGGCGTGCTCCCCGTCGTGGGCGTGGAGGCGGAAGCCATCGCCGACGCCATCCCGGGCCCGATCACCCGTCGCCTGCGCGAGGCGTGGCAGACGGCGATTTCCGGCTGA
- a CDS encoding CDP-alcohol phosphatidyltransferase family protein, producing the protein MQRTHHDIQDPSRRRLRRRRKQRRRRAKAVSVLPSLFTLGNLIAGFAAIHFAAKPLAVAFNVGEVEWTTLTVAGLLVFFGMFFDAVDGYVARLTRSTSDIGAQLDSLADIVTFGVAPAYMTLQLVSKYYFDAEDYYIISPTRDEIFARVLWAIAAVYVACTALRLARFNVESGSALVEDHMMFRGLPSPGAAGCVVSLIVLHQFYVEAADFPWMARVTGLGMAFILLLCGLAMVSRMPYAHVINMYVRGRKQFRYLVRLAIILVFAAFLPVIAFAIAFTAYALSAPARALLRVWSKRMRHAGVPAPAESA; encoded by the coding sequence ATGCAGCGAACTCACCATGACATCCAGGATCCCTCCCGTCGCCGCCTGCGCAGAAGGCGCAAGCAGCGCCGCCGCCGCGCCAAGGCCGTTTCAGTACTGCCGTCGCTGTTCACGCTGGGCAATCTCATCGCGGGTTTCGCGGCGATCCACTTCGCCGCCAAGCCCCTGGCCGTGGCCTTCAACGTCGGCGAGGTCGAATGGACCACCCTCACCGTCGCCGGCCTGCTCGTGTTCTTCGGCATGTTCTTCGACGCGGTGGACGGCTATGTCGCCCGCCTCACGCGTTCGACCTCCGACATCGGCGCCCAGCTCGACTCGCTTGCCGACATCGTGACCTTCGGCGTGGCGCCGGCGTACATGACGCTGCAACTGGTGAGCAAATACTACTTTGACGCGGAAGACTACTACATCATCAGCCCGACGCGCGATGAGATTTTCGCCCGCGTGCTCTGGGCCATCGCGGCGGTCTACGTCGCCTGCACGGCGTTGCGCCTGGCGCGATTCAACGTCGAATCGGGTTCAGCGCTGGTCGAAGACCACATGATGTTCCGCGGCCTGCCCTCGCCGGGCGCGGCGGGGTGCGTGGTCAGCCTGATCGTGCTGCACCAGTTCTACGTCGAGGCGGCGGACTTCCCGTGGATGGCCCGCGTCACCGGCCTGGGCATGGCCTTCATTCTGCTGCTGTGCGGCCTGGCGATGGTCAGCCGCATGCCCTACGCGCACGTCATCAACATGTACGTGCGCGGGCGCAAGCAATTCCGATACCTCGTTCGACTCGCCATCATTCTGGTCTTTGCCGCATTTCTGCCAGTGATCGCGTTCGCCATTGCCTTTACCGCGTACGCGCTCAGCGCGCCAGCACGGGCGCTGCTGCGCGTCTGGTCAAAGCGGATGCGACACGCCGGCGTCCCCGCACCGGCGGAGTCGGCCTGA
- a CDS encoding AAA family ATPase — MRAIVTGQVGMDKKDYLDAVVRRSSEQGTAIETFHVGDMMYAEAPDVRPGRILDLPLSRLHALRRSVFKDVMTQSAGMRHIIVNTHATFRWRHGLFSAFDFDQIQAMQPDMFICLVDNIEVVHHRLHKEHDIDATMKDCMVWREEEILATELMAQAVGCRDRFYILARGRHQDTVRSCVQLITRTDMRKVYPSFPMSHVFDMPEVLAEIDQFRAQLSNHFITFDPGDVDEKLLLERAIEGARTGKDFLEVEPHSFGGRKISDEPIRVPVRQVLDIAGDVDGQIYMRDFKLIDQADMIVSLIPELPGGMPGLSSGVERELQHAFEHTKEVYVVWKPKKNPSPFITETATRIFRDVPEALKWFEDKGMFAQRDLFGN; from the coding sequence ATGCGAGCAATCGTCACGGGCCAGGTCGGCATGGACAAGAAGGATTACCTCGACGCCGTGGTGCGGCGGTCCAGTGAGCAGGGCACGGCCATCGAGACGTTCCACGTCGGCGACATGATGTACGCCGAGGCGCCCGACGTCCGCCCCGGCCGCATCCTCGATCTGCCCCTGAGCCGCCTGCACGCCCTGCGCCGCAGCGTGTTCAAGGATGTCATGACCCAGTCCGCCGGAATGCGCCACATCATCGTCAATACGCACGCGACCTTCCGCTGGCGGCACGGCTTGTTCTCGGCGTTCGACTTCGACCAGATCCAGGCGATGCAGCCGGACATGTTCATCTGCCTCGTGGACAACATCGAAGTCGTTCACCATCGCCTGCACAAAGAGCACGACATCGACGCCACGATGAAAGACTGCATGGTGTGGCGCGAGGAGGAGATTCTCGCAACCGAACTCATGGCCCAGGCCGTCGGCTGCCGCGACCGGTTCTACATCCTCGCGCGCGGCCGGCACCAGGACACCGTGCGCTCGTGCGTGCAACTCATCACGCGCACCGACATGCGCAAGGTGTATCCCAGTTTTCCGATGAGCCACGTCTTCGACATGCCCGAAGTGCTCGCAGAGATCGACCAGTTCCGCGCGCAGTTGAGCAACCACTTCATCACCTTCGATCCTGGCGACGTGGATGAGAAGCTGCTGCTCGAGCGCGCCATCGAAGGCGCCCGCACAGGCAAGGACTTTCTCGAGGTCGAGCCGCATTCCTTCGGCGGGCGCAAGATCAGCGACGAACCGATCCGCGTACCGGTGCGGCAGGTGCTTGACATCGCCGGGGATGTGGACGGCCAGATCTACATGCGCGACTTCAAACTCATCGACCAGGCCGACATGATCGTCTCGCTCATTCCCGAACTGCCCGGCGGCATGCCGGGCCTGAGCAGCGGCGTCGAGCGCGAACTTCAGCACGCCTTCGAGCACACCAAAGAGGTCTACGTCGTCTGGAAGCCGAAGAAGAACCCCTCGCCGTTCATCACCGAGACCGCGACGAGAATCTTCCGCGACGTCCCCGAAGCCCTGAAGTGGTTCGAAGACAAGGGCATGTTCGCGCAGCGCGACCTGTTCGGCAACTGA
- a CDS encoding adenine phosphoribosyltransferase, whose product MLDLRSLIRDVPDYPIPGILFKDITPLLRDPAGLALAVELMANPFRGQGIDAVVGTESRGFIFGTAIAQALSCGFVPIRKAGKLPRATHQVAYGLEYGKDTVEVHVDSLKPGERVVLVDDLLATGGTLKASCDLIRRLDAEIVAIAVLIELVELRGRNLIDDPSLVHAVMEM is encoded by the coding sequence ATGCTTGATCTGCGTTCGCTCATCCGCGACGTCCCCGATTACCCGATCCCCGGCATCCTCTTCAAGGACATCACGCCGCTGCTGCGCGATCCCGCCGGCCTGGCGCTGGCCGTCGAACTCATGGCCAACCCGTTCCGCGGCCAGGGCATCGACGCCGTCGTCGGCACCGAGTCGCGCGGCTTCATCTTCGGCACCGCCATCGCCCAGGCCTTGTCATGCGGCTTTGTACCCATCCGCAAGGCCGGCAAGCTCCCGCGCGCGACGCACCAGGTCGCCTATGGCCTCGAATACGGCAAAGACACCGTCGAAGTCCACGTCGATTCGCTCAAGCCGGGCGAACGCGTCGTGCTCGTGGATGATCTGCTTGCCACCGGCGGCACACTGAAGGCGTCGTGCGATCTCATCCGCCGGCTGGATGCCGAGATTGTCGCCATCGCGGTGCTCATCGAACTCGTCGAACTCCGCGGCCGCAACCTGATCGACGACCCCAGTCTCGTCCACGCCGTCATGGAGATGTAA